A part of Aspergillus flavus chromosome 1, complete sequence genomic DNA contains:
- a CDS encoding Fructosamine kinase-domain-containing protein, with translation MGDTGTYVPNFDAENTVDPSVVANLPKGCRVVSTESHGISFWGHTGRINVELEDGTPFSFFMKVVSNERGKNMVHGEYESMKAIHTLLPDFAPKPIAWGTYQDVPDMHYLLCDYREMTDDMPDPHKFAARLATLHESSKSPTGKFGFHMTTYSGNLPQMTEWEDSWETFFAKSLKKALDLEIKAKGPDPELDHLLPLLFDKVIPHLLRPLESDGRSVKPSLVHGDLWYANSGIDVETGDSLVFDACSFYAHNEYEFGQWRPICNRFGDEYLAAYHSYVQVSAPEEDYDGRLDLYKLRFNTHVSALFTENNTLREQ, from the exons ATGGGAGATACTGGGACCTATGTCCCGAATTTTGATGCGGAGAATACAGTTGACCCCAGCGTTGTTGCCA ACTTACCTAAAGGATGTCGTGTTGTATCCACAGAGAGTCATGGAATCAGCTTTTGGGGCCACACTGGCCGCATAAATGTCGAATTAGAGGACGGAACTCCGTTCTCATTCTTCATGAAGGTTGTGTCTAACGAACGCGGCAAGAACATGGTTCATGGGGAATACGAGTCAATGAAGGCGATACATACTCTTCTGCCGGACTTCGCACCAAAGCCAATCGCATGGGGAACTTACCAGGACGTTCCAGACATGCATTATCTTCTATGTGACTATCGAGAGATGACAGATGACATGCCAGATCCACATAAATTTGCTGCGCGCCTTGCGACTCTGCATGAAAGCAGTAAGTCGCCGACGGGAAAGTTTGGCTTCCACATGACTACATACAGCGGCAATCTACCTCAGATGACCGAGTGGGAAGACAGCTGGGAGACTTTCTTCGCAAAAAGTTTGAAGAAAGCCCTTGATCTGGAGATAAAGGCAAAAGGACCAGACCCAGAACTAGATCATCTGCTCCCGCTCCTCTTTGACAAAGTTATACCTCATCTGCTGCGTCCGCTTGAGTCAGATGGCCGGTCTGTAAAGCCCTCGCTTGTTCACGGAGATTTGTGGTATGCAAACTCAGGGATTGACGTGGAGACGGGCGACTCTCTTGTGTTTGATGCCTGCTCCTTCTACGCGCATAATGAAT ATGAGTTTGGCCAGTGGCGGCCTATCTGTAACCGATTTGGCGACGAATACCTGGCAGCGTATCACTCATATGTCCAGGTATCGGCACCTGAAGAAGATTATGATGGCCGGCTGGATCTTTACAAGTT GAGATTCAACACTCATGTCTCTGCCCTATTTACAGAGAATAACACACTTAGAGAGCAGTAA
- a CDS encoding putative amine oxidase translates to MELGQVGQANKHGLKNTPDNFSSVLTYDETGYNDYQDLLNTFSDVKDVAYRDAGQMLLDNIQDNNARTGFAMAGWNPPRNDMKAQAVEWWNWDCECAASPDASSFIFGVAAENLTFNQFGENNHMVVDPRGYSTIIEREASTFLHKEVQDRRLWLNTQVTGIEYSKKGVKITNSDGSCVSAAYAICTFSLGVLQNDVVQFHPALPKWKQTAIQKFSMGTYTKIFLQFDEAFWPTDTQFFLYASPTTRGYYPIFQSLSKDGFMPESNILFVTVVEEQAYRVERQSNEQTKDEVLAVLREMFPDKQIPEPTAFIYPRWNNEPWAYGSYSNWPVGTTLEMHQNLRANVDRLWFAGEATSAPYFGFLHGAWFEGLEAGEQIAAMLQDKCSNTHDEAICGDRTHYDVLHGTTPIDAYTIINGWSVNSTDL, encoded by the exons ATGGAGTTGGGACAAGTAGGGCAG GCCAATAAGCACGGACTCAAAAACACACCGGACAATTTCAGCTCCGTCCTGACATATGACGAGACCGGCTACAATGACTACCAAGATCTGTTAAACACTTTCAGCGACGTGAAAGATGTGGCCTACAGAGACGCGGGACAGATGTTATTAGACAATATTCAAGATAATAATGCGCGTACAGGATTTGCCATGGCGGGCTGGAATCCCCCACGGAACGATATGAAGGCACAAGCAGTGGAATGGTGGAATTGGG ACTGCGAATGCGCAGCCAGCCCCGACGCCAGCTCATTCATTTTCGGAGTAGCCGCCGAGAATCTCACGTTCAACCAGTTTGGTGAAAATAACCACATGGTCGTGGATCCTCGCGGATATAGTACCATCATCGAACGCGAGGCGTCGACCTTCCTCCATAAAGAGGTCCAAGACCGTCGGCTCTGGCTCAACACCCAAGTGACCGGTATTGAATACTCTAAAAAAGGTGTCAAAATCACCAACAGCGATGGCAGCTGTGTCAGCGCAGCATATGCCATTTGCACGTTTTCTCTAGGCGTACTGCAGAACGACGTCGTACAGTTCCACCCGGCTTTGCCCAAATGGAAACAAACTGCTATTCAGAAATTCAGCATGGGGACATACACCAAGATCTTTCTGCAGTTTGATGAGGCATTCTGGCCGACCGATACGCAATTTTTCTTATATGCGTCGCCTACCACACGCGGGTACTACCCGATATTCCAATCGCTTTCGAAAGACGGCTTCATGCCTGAGTCTAACATCCTGTTCGTTACTGTCGTAGAAGAGCAGGCATATCGAGTAGAGAGACAGTCCAACGAGCAAACCAAAGACGAAGTTCTCGCTGTCCTCCGCGAGATGTTTCCCGATAAACAAATACCCGAGCCCACCGCATTCATATATCCTCGATGGAACAACGAGCCATGGGCGTACGGCAGCTACTCCAACTGGCCCGTGGGAACCACGTTAGAAATGCACCAGAATCTACGCGCCAACGTAGACCGGCTGTGGTTCGCCGGAGAGGCAACCAGCGCACCTTATTTCGGATTTTTGCACGGTGCGTGGTTTGAGGGCCTCGAGGCGGGCGAGCAAATCGCTGCGATGTTGCAGGATAAATGCTCGAATACTCATGACGAAGCTATCTGCGGAGATCGCACCCATTATGATGTGTTGCATGGCACGACGCCAATAGATGCGTATACCATCATCAATGGGTGGTCGGTTAACAGTACAGATCTATAA
- a CDS encoding heterokaryon incompatibility protein-domain-containing protein translates to MELVPSSPPIYLYSPLPEGYIRLLRLLPHQDKHAPIQCQLFDYPLHSYVVGTHRYEALSYVWGSPEKPYSIFLDDGCLAVTTNLYAALLHLRDRFIERVIWIDAVCINQTDLDERGSQVQFMAEIFAKASCVIVWLEEEATSIHDDKTSDEGGRALEVIQKAAEGYCRTGMDEEKAVLALLERSWFRRVWVLQEIAAARHILIACHSAEIDGHAFASGLTALKTLIVDANMRDQIGMAVFLIKNATLRHKRVIAGPDKLSLHIRSLADLTTMYNNHEATDCRDKVYALLGMSSDNHGPGAILPVYTVSWKDITCRLIRFYVGEQACVQTWDDEDIAVIKGKGCVLGVVIRVKLNSSKDNMWDNSHNAFVTMQLTGGDERGDGDMWTFCKWPGLIKKGDIVCVLQGASKPTLIRPCGDHCAVITLGFVPHSADYSMHGIQSANGGEIDEWNGLLQSVALYPRDFLLVWEWQGFSGRLENEKDRAWLMDRRLPERAKRELAVELPKLHRLQNLGLILVDSEKFEQALEHFPQALDFYGPKAEEAYLPIFTAIMNIAMSWSVPSDVAILRSMVDIARRRGDFAMIAEDTMAEIVKSDDALRWMEFLFTQRRNELPITEKVLEEAAANQTNSGELMSFILDRAGQEIRITEKILLAAAQNPGYPMDIMRSIFVRRENELQITENIFMAAKSNKKWGRDLVIILDVLRRKLSQNPHVRYWNVKANLGPTTLDDLF, encoded by the exons ATGGAGCTCGTACCCTCTAGTCCACCAATATACCTTTATTCTCCTCTACCGGAAGGCTATATCCGCTTACTCCGACTGCTGCCACATCAGGATAAACATGCTCCAATACAATGTCAACTGTTTGACTATCCTCTCCACAGCTATGTGGTAGGGACCCACCGGTACGAGGCCCTGTCGTATGTATGGGGCTCCCCGGAAAAGCCTTACTCTATTTTCCTCGATGATGGCTGCTTAGCCGTGACAACGAATCTCTATGCGGCGTTATTACATCTTCGAGATCGCTTTATCGAACGCGTGATATGGATAGATGCTGTATGCATCAATCAGACTGATTTAGATGAGCGGGGTAGCCAGGTCCAGTTTATGGCCGAGATATTTGCCAAAGCGAGCTGTGTAATCGTTTGGCTTGAAGAGGAGGCTACCAGCATCCATGATGACAAGACCTCCGATGAAGGCGGTAGAGCCCTCGAGGTAATACAAAAGGCTGCAGAGGGTTACTGTAGGACAGGCATGGACGAGGAAAAAGCGGTTCTCGCTTTACTTGAACGGTCGTGGTTTCGGCGTGTCTGG GTACTTCAAGAGATTGCTGCAGCGCGACATATCCTGATAGCATGTCATTCCGCTGAAATCGACGGACATGCCTTCGCTTCTGGTCTAACGGCACTGAAAACGCTCATTGTCGATGCGAACATGCGAGATCAGATCGGCATGGCGGTATTTCTAATAAAGAATGCGACCTTGCGACATAAGCGCGTGATTGCTGGTCCTGATAAACTTTCCCTTCACATACGTTCATTAGCAGATTTGACAACCATGTATAACAACCATGAAGCTACTGATTGCCGGGACAAGGTTTATGCTCTACTAGGCATGAGCTCCGATAATCATGGTCCGGGGGCCATATTGCCTGTCTATACCGTGTCATGGAAGGATATAACCTGTCGACTTATCAGGTTTTATGTTGGTGAGCAGGCATGTGTACAGACATGggacgatgaagatattgCAGTGATCAAGGGTAAAGGTTGTGTTCTTGGCGTGGTAATAAGGGTGAAGCTGAACTCATCCAAAGACAATATGTGGGATAATAGCCACAATGCGTTTGTCACCATGCAATTGACAGGTGGAGATGAGAGAGGAGATGGGGATATGTGGACCTTCTGTAAATGGCCGGGGCTGATAAAAAAGGGTGATATCGTCTGTGTTTTGCAAGGAGCGTCCAAGCCTACACTCATAAGGCCATGTGGTGATCACTGTGCCGTTATTACGCTTGGCTTCGTTCCTCACAGTGCAGATTACTCAATGCATGGGATACAATCTGCGAATGGGGGGGAAATCGATGAGTGGAACGGCCTTCTACAGTCGGTAGCCTTATACCCAAGGGATTTCCTGCTTGTCTGGGAATGGCAAGGGTTCTCCGGAAGACtcgaaaatgaaaaagatcGGGCATGGCTTATGGATCGTCGATTACCAGAACGTGCGAAGAGAGAGTTAGCAGTTGAACTGCCTAAGTTACATAGATTACAAAATCTTGGACTAATATTGGTTGATTCGGAGAAGTTTGAACAGGCGCTGGAACACTTTCCACAAGCGTTGGACTTCTATGGCCCGAAAGCTGAGGAGGCTTACTTACCCATATTCACAGCGATAATGAACATTGCCATGTCATGGAGCGTGCCGAGTGACGTGGCGATACTGAGAAGCATGGTGGATATAGCCCGACGAAGAGGAGACTTTGCTATGATTGCGGAAGATACAATGGCTGAAATTGTAAAGTCAGACGATGCTCTACGGTGGATGGAATTCCTTTTCACCCAAAGAAGGAACGAGCTTCCGATCACTGAAAAAGTGCTTGAAGAAGCAGCCgcaaatcaaacaaacaGCGGTGAACTTATGAGCTTTATACTTGACCGAGCAGGACAAGAAATCAGAATTACGGAAAAGATACTTCTGGCAGCGGCTCAAAATCCAGGCTATCCAATGGATATTATGAGATCAATTTTCGTCCGACGAGAGAACGAGCTCCAAATCACTGAAAACATATTCATGGCGGcaaaatcaaacaaaaagtGGGGAAGAGACTTGGTAATTATCCTAGATGTGCTAAGGAGAAAGCTTTCCCAGAATCCGCATGTAAGATATTGGAATGTGAAGGCTAACCTAGGCCCGACTACACTAGATGATTTGTTTTAA
- a CDS encoding amino acid permease: MDPPHFLPNILSSTAMEESKVEYVPEDDAQLARMGHKPELHRNFSTLSMLGLAFAVLNSWTALSASLSISLTSGGSTSVIWGLVTAGTCNLCIAASLAEFLSAFPTAGGQYHWVAGISWPQWVPILSWITGWVNVAGWVALVATNSLLSSQLIAGVVSAVYPDFEWQRWQQFLIYVGITLGAFVINAFMNSVLPLIYRGAFTWSIGGFVLVSITVLACASPDYNSAYFVFCDFVNQTGWPDGVAWLLGLLQGGLGVTAFDAVVHMIEEIPNPSVKGPKVMLTCVGIGTFTGSVFLIVLLFVAGDITDVVSSKAGPLLQILLHATQNTAGAICLLMLPLVCLVFATLSVMTTSSRMIFAFARDGGLPASRFFAHVHQRLGLPLNALALTTLVVIIFGLIFLGSSSAFNAIVSSSVVALDLSYAMPIAVNCLRGRKTLPDRKFQIPNAIGWVIDIISLAYIVLTTVLFLFPPSRPVTGSSMNYCIVAFGIIVLVSVVQWIVDGRRNFTGPRVET, encoded by the exons ATGGATCCACCACACTTTCTCCCAAACATACTTTCATCGACCGCCATGGAGGAATCAAAGGTTGAATACGTACCGGAAGACGATGCGCAGCTGGCTCGTATGGGCCATAAGCCGGAATTGCATCGGAACTTTTCCACCCT TTCTATGCTTGGTTTGGCTTTCGCGGTGCTTAAT TCTTGGACGGCCCTCTCTGCGAGTTTATCCATAAGTTTGACATCGGGTGGTAGTACTAGTGTAATTTGGG GTCTGGTAACAGCTGGCACTTGCAATCTGTGCATCGCAGCATCCCTGGCTGAATTTCTCTCGGCATTCCCAAC GGCGGGTGGACAATATCATTGGGTAGCTGGTA TATCTTGGCCGCAATGGGTTCCGATCTTGTCTTGGATTACCGGCTGGGTTAATGTCGCGGGTTGG GTTGCGCTGGTGGCCACCAACTCCCTTCTTTCAAGCCAGTTGATTGCGGGAGTAGTCTCCGCGGTATATCCG GACTTTGAATGGCAGCGATGGCAGCAGTTTCTTATCTACGTGGGTATCACATTGGGCGCGTTCGTGATTAACGCGTTCATGAATTCTGTGCTACCACTCATCTACCGTGGCGCTT TTACTTGGTCGATTGGCGGCTTTGTTCTGGTTTCTATCACTGTGCTGGCGTGCGCTTCTCCAGACTATAACTCTGCCTA CTTCGTATTCTGCGACTTTGTGAACCAAACTGGCT GGCCTGATGGCGTGGCATGGTTACTGGGG CTCCTACAAGGAGGATTGGGTGTCACTGCATTC GATGCTGTGGTCCACATGATCGAAG AAATCCCGAATCCATCCGTCAAAGGACCCAAAGTCATGTTAACCTGTGTCGGAATTGGTACCTTCACCGGCTCCGTCTTTCTGATCGTCCTGCTCTTCGTCGCAGGCGACATCACCGACGTGGTGAGCTCAAAAGCAGGGCCTCTGCTGCAGATTCTTCTCCACGCGACCCAAAATACTGCCGGCGCGATATGTCTGCTCAT GTTACCTCTCGTTTGTCTGGTCTTCGCCACACTCAGCGTGATGACGACGAGTAGTCGGATGATTTTTGCATTCGCTCG GGACGGTGGTCTCCCCGCATCGCGATTCTTCGCCCATGTCCACCAGAGACTCGGACTACCTCTGAATGCACTGGCATTGACCACATTAGTCGTTATAATATTCGGTCTGATCTTCCTTGGGTCTTCAAG TGCCTTCAACGCCATCGTCTCATCCTCCGTCGTAGCACTGGATCTATCCTACGCCATGCCGATCGCTGTCAACTGCCTCCGCGGACGGAAAACATTACCCGATCGGAAGTTCCAGATCCCGAATGCTATCGGATGGGTAATTGATATT ATCTCCCTGGCTTATATCGTTCTGACGACTGTCTTGTTTCTGTTCCCTCCTTCTCGGCCGGTGACGGGGAGTAGCATGA ATTACTGTATCGTTGCATTCGGGATTATCGTCCTGGTGTCGGTTGTGCAGTGGATTGTGGATGGACGGAGGAATTTCACGGGGCCTAGGGTTGAGACCTAG